A region from the Onychomys torridus chromosome 22, mOncTor1.1, whole genome shotgun sequence genome encodes:
- the LOC118572581 gene encoding general transcription factor II-I repeat domain-containing protein 2 isoform X4 — protein sequence MASGGLSSRTAWSILQVPGRLGPHGIMAQVAMSTLPIGDKSSDRTVVTFLMSALESMCKELAKSKAEVACIAVYETDVYVVGTDRGCAFVNARQDFQKDFAQHCQGEGLTEEKPLCPENGIHVCSGEAQLLRKAVEDHFCLCYRKALGTTAMVPVPYEQMFQDKAAVLVQGLPEGLAFQHPDNYSLATLRWILENKAGISFIINRPFLGAESQLGGLGMSTGAERPTLPPNDSYGPISVKTEPMEDSGSLPKAAATLVKTESEDPNYQQCNMQGSQHSSTSSEVTEMELPSEGNANPSNPASSAAGVEDLRILQVAAPDNEKERLSGIEKIKQLREQVNYLFSRKFGEAIGVDFPVKVPYRKITFNPGCVVIDGMPPGVVFKAPGYLEISSMRRILDAADFIKFTVIRPLPGLELSNVGKRKIDLEGRVFQEKWERAYFFVEVQNIPTCLICKQNMSVSKEYNLRRHYQTNHSRHYDQYSGPARDEKLRELKRGLRKYLLGPSDVVCPEQPLSNASPPVNTVTQPVEDLTVNLRKKLRQKIQSFVAYSIAIDEITDINDTTQLAIFIRGVDDNFDVSEELLDTVPMTGAQSGNEIFLHVEKCLKKFSIEWSKLVSVASTGTPAMVDAHSGLVTKLRARVASCCKGADLKSVRCIIHPEWLCAQKLRMGHVMDVVVDSVNSICSRGLNHGDFTTLLYELDTQYGSLLYHTALKWLGRGLVLRRFFESLEEIDLFMSSRGKPMPQLSSRDWILDLAFLVDMTTHLNTLDASLQGHSQIVIQMYDFIRAFLAKLCLWETHLARNNLAHFPTLKSVSRSESDGLNYIPKIVELKAEFQKRLSDFKAWENELTLFSSPFSTKIDSVSEELQMEVIDLQCNTVLRTKYDKLGVPDFYKHLWSSYPKYRSHCAKMLSMFSSTHICEQLFSIMKLSKTEAQWGSALQAAT from the exons ATGGCTTCAGGTGgactgagttcaaggacagcctggtctatattgcAAGTTCCAGGTCGGCTGGGGCCACACG GAATAATGGCCCAGGTAGCCATGTCCACCCTGCCCATTGGAGATAAGTCCTCCGACAGGACGGTGGTGACGTTCCTCATGTCTGCTCTGGAGTCCATG TGTAAAGAGCTGGCCAAGTCCAAGGCTGAGGTGGCCTGCATCGCCGTGTATGAGACGGATGTGTACGTCGTGGGGACAGACCGAGGCTGTGCCTTTGTCAACGCCAGACAGGATTTCCAGAAAGACTTCGCACAGCACT GCCAAGGAGAAGGACTGACCGAAGAGAAGCCACTGTGTCCCGAAAACGGGATTCATGTCTGCTCCGGAGAAGCCCAACTGCTCAGGAAAGCAGTGGAAGACCATTTCTGCCTTTGTTACC GTAAAGCACTGGGTACGACAGCCATGGTCCCTGTTCCCTATGAGCAGATGTTTCAGGACAAGGCAGCTGTGCTGGTACAGGGCCTTCCAGAAGGCCTGGCCTTTCAGCACCCTGACAATTACAGTCTTGCAACCCTGAGGTGGATCCTGGAGAACAAAGCAGGGATCTCATTCATCATAAACAG ACCTTTCCTAGGTGCAGAGAGCCAGCTGG GTGGCCTTGGGATGTCGACAGGTGCCGAGAGgccaacactaccaccaaatgacag CTATGGCCCCATCAGTGTGAAAACTGAACCCATGGAAGATTCTG GGTCTTTGCCGAAGGCAGCAGCCACGTTAGTCAAGACAGAGTCCGAAGACCCTAATTACCAACAGTGCAACATGCAAG GAAGCCAGCATTCTTCCACCAGCAGTGAAGTCACAGAAATGGAATTACCCTCTGAAG GAAATGCAAACCCATCCAACCCTGCAAGCTCTGCAGCAGGCGTCGAAGATCTCAGGATCCTACAGGTGGCAGCTCCAG ataatgagaaagagagactgTCAGGCATTGAGAAAATTAAACAGCTTCGAGAACAAGTGAACTACCTCTTCAGCAGAAAATTTG GGGAGGCCATAGGTGTGGACTTTCCTGTGAAGGTCCCCTACAGGAAAATCACCTTCAACCCGGGCTGCGTGGTGATCGACGGCATGCCCCCCGGGGTGGTGTTCAAAGCCCCCGGGTACCTGGAGATCAGCTCCATGAGGAGGATCCTGGATGCCGCGGATTTCATCAAGTTCACCGTCATTAG ACCACTTCCTGGACTTGAACTTAGTAATG TGGGAAAGCGGAAGATTGACCTGGAGGGCCGGGTGTTTCAAGAAAAGTGGGAGCGAGCCTATTTCTTCGTGGAGGTGCAGAACATCCCCACGTGTCTGATCTGCAAGCAGAACATGTCGGTGTCCAAGGAGTACAACCTGCGTCGTCACTACCAGACCAACCACAGCCGGCACTATGACCAGTACTCGGGGCCAGCGCGGGACGAGAAGCTTCGAGAACTGAAAAGGGGGCTGCGCAAGTACCTCCTGGGGCCCTCGGACGTCGTGTGCCCCGAGCAACCACTCTCCAACGCAAGCCCACCCGTGAACACCGTGACGCAGCCCGTGGAAGACCTGACTGTGAACTTGCGGAAGAAGTTGCGACAGAAGATCCAGTCGTTTGTGGCGTACTCCATTGCCATCGATGAGATCACGGATATCAACGACACCACCCAGCTGGCCATCTTCATCCGCGGCGTCGATGACAACTTTGACGTGTCCGAGGAGCTTTTGGACACGGTGCCCATGACGGGCGCCCAGTCCGGGAATGAGATATTCCTGCACGTAGAAAAGTGCCTCAAGAAATTTAGTATTGAGTGGTCCAAGCTGGTGAGcgtggcctccactggcaccccGGCCATGGTggatgcccacagtgggctggtgaCGAAGCTCAGAGCCAGGGTGGCCTCATGTTGCAAGGGAGCTGACCTCAAGTCCGTGCGCTGTATCATTCACCCCGAGTGGCTGTGCGCCCAGAAGTTAAGGATGGGCCACGTCATGGACGTGGTGGTGGACTCGGTGAACAGCATCTGCTCCCGTGGCTTGAACCACGGTGACTTCACGACACTGCTCTACGAGCTGGACACCCAGTATGGCAGCCTGCTGTACCACACGGCGCTCAAGTGGCTGGGCCGGGGGCTGGTCCTCAGGAGGTTCTTCGAATCCCTGGAGGAAATCGACTTGTTCATGTCTTCCCGGGGCAAACCCATGCCCCAGCTCAGCTCCCGGGACTGGATCCTGGACTTGGCCTTCCTAGTGGACATGACGACGCATCTCAACACGCTGGACGCCTCCCTCCAAGGCCATTCGCAGATCGTGATACAGATGTACGACTTCATCCGGGCCTTCCTGGCAAAGCTGTGCCTCTGGGAGACGCACCTGGCCAGAAACAACCTGGCCCACTTCCCCACGCTGAAATCGGTTTCTCGGAGCGAGAGTGACGGGCTCAACTACATCCCCAAGATCGTGGAACTCAAAGCTGAGTTCCAGAAGCGGCTGTCGGACTTCAAGGCCTGGGAAAACGAGCTCACCCTGTTCAGCTCCCCATTCTCCACCAAGATTGACAGCGTGAGCGAGGAGCTCCAGATGGAGGTGATCGACCTCCAGTGCAACACGGTGCTGAGGACCAAGTACGACAAGTTGGGCGTCCCAGACTTCTACAAGCACCTCTGGAGCAGCTACCCCAAGTACAGGAGCCACTGTGCCAAGATGCTGTCCATGTTCAGCAGCACCCACATCTGCGAGCAGCTCTTCTCCATCATGAAGCTAAGCAAGACGGAGGCGCAGTGGGGCTCGGCGCTCCAGGCAGCGACGTGa
- the LOC118572581 gene encoding general transcription factor II-I repeat domain-containing protein 2 isoform X3: protein MASGGLSSRTAWSILQVPGRLGPHGIMAQVAMSTLPIGDKSSDRTVVTFLMSALESMCKELAKSKAEVACIAVYETDVYVVGTDRGCAFVNARQDFQKDFAQHCQGEGLTEEKPLCPENGIHVCSGEAQLLRKAVEDHFCLCYRKALGTTAMVPVPYEQMFQDKAAVLVQGLPEGLAFQHPDNYSLATLRWILENKAGISFIINRPFLGAESQLGGLGMSTGAERPTLPPNDSYGPISVKTEPMEDSGSLPKAAATLVKTESEDPNYQQCNMQESTPLVSSGINEDPEADVKMEGNANPSNPASSAAGVEDLRILQVAAPDNEKERLSGIEKIKQLREQVNYLFSRKFGEAIGVDFPVKVPYRKITFNPGCVVIDGMPPGVVFKAPGYLEISSMRRILDAADFIKFTVIRPLPGLELSNVGKRKIDLEGRVFQEKWERAYFFVEVQNIPTCLICKQNMSVSKEYNLRRHYQTNHSRHYDQYSGPARDEKLRELKRGLRKYLLGPSDVVCPEQPLSNASPPVNTVTQPVEDLTVNLRKKLRQKIQSFVAYSIAIDEITDINDTTQLAIFIRGVDDNFDVSEELLDTVPMTGAQSGNEIFLHVEKCLKKFSIEWSKLVSVASTGTPAMVDAHSGLVTKLRARVASCCKGADLKSVRCIIHPEWLCAQKLRMGHVMDVVVDSVNSICSRGLNHGDFTTLLYELDTQYGSLLYHTALKWLGRGLVLRRFFESLEEIDLFMSSRGKPMPQLSSRDWILDLAFLVDMTTHLNTLDASLQGHSQIVIQMYDFIRAFLAKLCLWETHLARNNLAHFPTLKSVSRSESDGLNYIPKIVELKAEFQKRLSDFKAWENELTLFSSPFSTKIDSVSEELQMEVIDLQCNTVLRTKYDKLGVPDFYKHLWSSYPKYRSHCAKMLSMFSSTHICEQLFSIMKLSKTEAQWGSALQAAT, encoded by the exons ATGGCTTCAGGTGgactgagttcaaggacagcctggtctatattgcAAGTTCCAGGTCGGCTGGGGCCACACG GAATAATGGCCCAGGTAGCCATGTCCACCCTGCCCATTGGAGATAAGTCCTCCGACAGGACGGTGGTGACGTTCCTCATGTCTGCTCTGGAGTCCATG TGTAAAGAGCTGGCCAAGTCCAAGGCTGAGGTGGCCTGCATCGCCGTGTATGAGACGGATGTGTACGTCGTGGGGACAGACCGAGGCTGTGCCTTTGTCAACGCCAGACAGGATTTCCAGAAAGACTTCGCACAGCACT GCCAAGGAGAAGGACTGACCGAAGAGAAGCCACTGTGTCCCGAAAACGGGATTCATGTCTGCTCCGGAGAAGCCCAACTGCTCAGGAAAGCAGTGGAAGACCATTTCTGCCTTTGTTACC GTAAAGCACTGGGTACGACAGCCATGGTCCCTGTTCCCTATGAGCAGATGTTTCAGGACAAGGCAGCTGTGCTGGTACAGGGCCTTCCAGAAGGCCTGGCCTTTCAGCACCCTGACAATTACAGTCTTGCAACCCTGAGGTGGATCCTGGAGAACAAAGCAGGGATCTCATTCATCATAAACAG ACCTTTCCTAGGTGCAGAGAGCCAGCTGG GTGGCCTTGGGATGTCGACAGGTGCCGAGAGgccaacactaccaccaaatgacag CTATGGCCCCATCAGTGTGAAAACTGAACCCATGGAAGATTCTG GGTCTTTGCCGAAGGCAGCAGCCACGTTAGTCAAGACAGAGTCCGAAGACCCTAATTACCAACAGTGCAACATGCAAG AGTCTACTCCACTGGTCTCTTCAGGGATAAATGAGGACCCTGAGGCTGATGTGAAAATGGAAG GAAATGCAAACCCATCCAACCCTGCAAGCTCTGCAGCAGGCGTCGAAGATCTCAGGATCCTACAGGTGGCAGCTCCAG ataatgagaaagagagactgTCAGGCATTGAGAAAATTAAACAGCTTCGAGAACAAGTGAACTACCTCTTCAGCAGAAAATTTG GGGAGGCCATAGGTGTGGACTTTCCTGTGAAGGTCCCCTACAGGAAAATCACCTTCAACCCGGGCTGCGTGGTGATCGACGGCATGCCCCCCGGGGTGGTGTTCAAAGCCCCCGGGTACCTGGAGATCAGCTCCATGAGGAGGATCCTGGATGCCGCGGATTTCATCAAGTTCACCGTCATTAG ACCACTTCCTGGACTTGAACTTAGTAATG TGGGAAAGCGGAAGATTGACCTGGAGGGCCGGGTGTTTCAAGAAAAGTGGGAGCGAGCCTATTTCTTCGTGGAGGTGCAGAACATCCCCACGTGTCTGATCTGCAAGCAGAACATGTCGGTGTCCAAGGAGTACAACCTGCGTCGTCACTACCAGACCAACCACAGCCGGCACTATGACCAGTACTCGGGGCCAGCGCGGGACGAGAAGCTTCGAGAACTGAAAAGGGGGCTGCGCAAGTACCTCCTGGGGCCCTCGGACGTCGTGTGCCCCGAGCAACCACTCTCCAACGCAAGCCCACCCGTGAACACCGTGACGCAGCCCGTGGAAGACCTGACTGTGAACTTGCGGAAGAAGTTGCGACAGAAGATCCAGTCGTTTGTGGCGTACTCCATTGCCATCGATGAGATCACGGATATCAACGACACCACCCAGCTGGCCATCTTCATCCGCGGCGTCGATGACAACTTTGACGTGTCCGAGGAGCTTTTGGACACGGTGCCCATGACGGGCGCCCAGTCCGGGAATGAGATATTCCTGCACGTAGAAAAGTGCCTCAAGAAATTTAGTATTGAGTGGTCCAAGCTGGTGAGcgtggcctccactggcaccccGGCCATGGTggatgcccacagtgggctggtgaCGAAGCTCAGAGCCAGGGTGGCCTCATGTTGCAAGGGAGCTGACCTCAAGTCCGTGCGCTGTATCATTCACCCCGAGTGGCTGTGCGCCCAGAAGTTAAGGATGGGCCACGTCATGGACGTGGTGGTGGACTCGGTGAACAGCATCTGCTCCCGTGGCTTGAACCACGGTGACTTCACGACACTGCTCTACGAGCTGGACACCCAGTATGGCAGCCTGCTGTACCACACGGCGCTCAAGTGGCTGGGCCGGGGGCTGGTCCTCAGGAGGTTCTTCGAATCCCTGGAGGAAATCGACTTGTTCATGTCTTCCCGGGGCAAACCCATGCCCCAGCTCAGCTCCCGGGACTGGATCCTGGACTTGGCCTTCCTAGTGGACATGACGACGCATCTCAACACGCTGGACGCCTCCCTCCAAGGCCATTCGCAGATCGTGATACAGATGTACGACTTCATCCGGGCCTTCCTGGCAAAGCTGTGCCTCTGGGAGACGCACCTGGCCAGAAACAACCTGGCCCACTTCCCCACGCTGAAATCGGTTTCTCGGAGCGAGAGTGACGGGCTCAACTACATCCCCAAGATCGTGGAACTCAAAGCTGAGTTCCAGAAGCGGCTGTCGGACTTCAAGGCCTGGGAAAACGAGCTCACCCTGTTCAGCTCCCCATTCTCCACCAAGATTGACAGCGTGAGCGAGGAGCTCCAGATGGAGGTGATCGACCTCCAGTGCAACACGGTGCTGAGGACCAAGTACGACAAGTTGGGCGTCCCAGACTTCTACAAGCACCTCTGGAGCAGCTACCCCAAGTACAGGAGCCACTGTGCCAAGATGCTGTCCATGTTCAGCAGCACCCACATCTGCGAGCAGCTCTTCTCCATCATGAAGCTAAGCAAGACGGAGGCGCAGTGGGGCTCGGCGCTCCAGGCAGCGACGTGa
- the LOC118572581 gene encoding general transcription factor II-I repeat domain-containing protein 2 isoform X5, whose translation MAQVAMSTLPIGDKSSDRTVVTFLMSALESMCKELAKSKAEVACIAVYETDVYVVGTDRGCAFVNARQDFQKDFAQHCQGEGLTEEKPLCPENGIHVCSGEAQLLRKAVEDHFCLCYRKALGTTAMVPVPYEQMFQDKAAVLVQGLPEGLAFQHPDNYSLATLRWILENKAGISFIINRPFLGAESQLGGLGMSTGAERPTLPPNDSYGPISVKTEPMEDSGSLPKAAATLVKTESEDPNYQQCNMQGSQHSSTSSEVTEMELPSEESTPLVSSGINEDPEADVKMEGNANPSNPASSAAGVEDLRILQVAAPDNEKERLSGIEKIKQLREQVNYLFSRKFGEAIGVDFPVKVPYRKITFNPGCVVIDGMPPGVVFKAPGYLEISSMRRILDAADFIKFTVIRPLPGLELSNVGKRKIDLEGRVFQEKWERAYFFVEVQNIPTCLICKQNMSVSKEYNLRRHYQTNHSRHYDQYSGPARDEKLRELKRGLRKYLLGPSDVVCPEQPLSNASPPVNTVTQPVEDLTVNLRKKLRQKIQSFVAYSIAIDEITDINDTTQLAIFIRGVDDNFDVSEELLDTVPMTGAQSGNEIFLHVEKCLKKFSIEWSKLVSVASTGTPAMVDAHSGLVTKLRARVASCCKGADLKSVRCIIHPEWLCAQKLRMGHVMDVVVDSVNSICSRGLNHGDFTTLLYELDTQYGSLLYHTALKWLGRGLVLRRFFESLEEIDLFMSSRGKPMPQLSSRDWILDLAFLVDMTTHLNTLDASLQGHSQIVIQMYDFIRAFLAKLCLWETHLARNNLAHFPTLKSVSRSESDGLNYIPKIVELKAEFQKRLSDFKAWENELTLFSSPFSTKIDSVSEELQMEVIDLQCNTVLRTKYDKLGVPDFYKHLWSSYPKYRSHCAKMLSMFSSTHICEQLFSIMKLSKTEAQWGSALQAAT comes from the exons ATGGCCCAGGTAGCCATGTCCACCCTGCCCATTGGAGATAAGTCCTCCGACAGGACGGTGGTGACGTTCCTCATGTCTGCTCTGGAGTCCATG TGTAAAGAGCTGGCCAAGTCCAAGGCTGAGGTGGCCTGCATCGCCGTGTATGAGACGGATGTGTACGTCGTGGGGACAGACCGAGGCTGTGCCTTTGTCAACGCCAGACAGGATTTCCAGAAAGACTTCGCACAGCACT GCCAAGGAGAAGGACTGACCGAAGAGAAGCCACTGTGTCCCGAAAACGGGATTCATGTCTGCTCCGGAGAAGCCCAACTGCTCAGGAAAGCAGTGGAAGACCATTTCTGCCTTTGTTACC GTAAAGCACTGGGTACGACAGCCATGGTCCCTGTTCCCTATGAGCAGATGTTTCAGGACAAGGCAGCTGTGCTGGTACAGGGCCTTCCAGAAGGCCTGGCCTTTCAGCACCCTGACAATTACAGTCTTGCAACCCTGAGGTGGATCCTGGAGAACAAAGCAGGGATCTCATTCATCATAAACAG ACCTTTCCTAGGTGCAGAGAGCCAGCTGG GTGGCCTTGGGATGTCGACAGGTGCCGAGAGgccaacactaccaccaaatgacag CTATGGCCCCATCAGTGTGAAAACTGAACCCATGGAAGATTCTG GGTCTTTGCCGAAGGCAGCAGCCACGTTAGTCAAGACAGAGTCCGAAGACCCTAATTACCAACAGTGCAACATGCAAG GAAGCCAGCATTCTTCCACCAGCAGTGAAGTCACAGAAATGGAATTACCCTCTGAAG AGTCTACTCCACTGGTCTCTTCAGGGATAAATGAGGACCCTGAGGCTGATGTGAAAATGGAAG GAAATGCAAACCCATCCAACCCTGCAAGCTCTGCAGCAGGCGTCGAAGATCTCAGGATCCTACAGGTGGCAGCTCCAG ataatgagaaagagagactgTCAGGCATTGAGAAAATTAAACAGCTTCGAGAACAAGTGAACTACCTCTTCAGCAGAAAATTTG GGGAGGCCATAGGTGTGGACTTTCCTGTGAAGGTCCCCTACAGGAAAATCACCTTCAACCCGGGCTGCGTGGTGATCGACGGCATGCCCCCCGGGGTGGTGTTCAAAGCCCCCGGGTACCTGGAGATCAGCTCCATGAGGAGGATCCTGGATGCCGCGGATTTCATCAAGTTCACCGTCATTAG ACCACTTCCTGGACTTGAACTTAGTAATG TGGGAAAGCGGAAGATTGACCTGGAGGGCCGGGTGTTTCAAGAAAAGTGGGAGCGAGCCTATTTCTTCGTGGAGGTGCAGAACATCCCCACGTGTCTGATCTGCAAGCAGAACATGTCGGTGTCCAAGGAGTACAACCTGCGTCGTCACTACCAGACCAACCACAGCCGGCACTATGACCAGTACTCGGGGCCAGCGCGGGACGAGAAGCTTCGAGAACTGAAAAGGGGGCTGCGCAAGTACCTCCTGGGGCCCTCGGACGTCGTGTGCCCCGAGCAACCACTCTCCAACGCAAGCCCACCCGTGAACACCGTGACGCAGCCCGTGGAAGACCTGACTGTGAACTTGCGGAAGAAGTTGCGACAGAAGATCCAGTCGTTTGTGGCGTACTCCATTGCCATCGATGAGATCACGGATATCAACGACACCACCCAGCTGGCCATCTTCATCCGCGGCGTCGATGACAACTTTGACGTGTCCGAGGAGCTTTTGGACACGGTGCCCATGACGGGCGCCCAGTCCGGGAATGAGATATTCCTGCACGTAGAAAAGTGCCTCAAGAAATTTAGTATTGAGTGGTCCAAGCTGGTGAGcgtggcctccactggcaccccGGCCATGGTggatgcccacagtgggctggtgaCGAAGCTCAGAGCCAGGGTGGCCTCATGTTGCAAGGGAGCTGACCTCAAGTCCGTGCGCTGTATCATTCACCCCGAGTGGCTGTGCGCCCAGAAGTTAAGGATGGGCCACGTCATGGACGTGGTGGTGGACTCGGTGAACAGCATCTGCTCCCGTGGCTTGAACCACGGTGACTTCACGACACTGCTCTACGAGCTGGACACCCAGTATGGCAGCCTGCTGTACCACACGGCGCTCAAGTGGCTGGGCCGGGGGCTGGTCCTCAGGAGGTTCTTCGAATCCCTGGAGGAAATCGACTTGTTCATGTCTTCCCGGGGCAAACCCATGCCCCAGCTCAGCTCCCGGGACTGGATCCTGGACTTGGCCTTCCTAGTGGACATGACGACGCATCTCAACACGCTGGACGCCTCCCTCCAAGGCCATTCGCAGATCGTGATACAGATGTACGACTTCATCCGGGCCTTCCTGGCAAAGCTGTGCCTCTGGGAGACGCACCTGGCCAGAAACAACCTGGCCCACTTCCCCACGCTGAAATCGGTTTCTCGGAGCGAGAGTGACGGGCTCAACTACATCCCCAAGATCGTGGAACTCAAAGCTGAGTTCCAGAAGCGGCTGTCGGACTTCAAGGCCTGGGAAAACGAGCTCACCCTGTTCAGCTCCCCATTCTCCACCAAGATTGACAGCGTGAGCGAGGAGCTCCAGATGGAGGTGATCGACCTCCAGTGCAACACGGTGCTGAGGACCAAGTACGACAAGTTGGGCGTCCCAGACTTCTACAAGCACCTCTGGAGCAGCTACCCCAAGTACAGGAGCCACTGTGCCAAGATGCTGTCCATGTTCAGCAGCACCCACATCTGCGAGCAGCTCTTCTCCATCATGAAGCTAAGCAAGACGGAGGCGCAGTGGGGCTCGGCGCTCCAGGCAGCGACGTGa